Proteins from one Bactrocera neohumeralis isolate Rockhampton chromosome 3, APGP_CSIRO_Bneo_wtdbg2-racon-allhic-juicebox.fasta_v2, whole genome shotgun sequence genomic window:
- the LOC126753705 gene encoding putative polyketide hydroxylase, giving the protein MKFFTVLFFIAFAVVLVNGQRGGPGGRGGPQLGGGPGGPGGLGGPGGPGGPGGPGGPGGLGGPGGPGGLDGPGGPGGPGGCGPLNSTTVAPAANSTVTPSVVASSTVAANSTTTTTTEAA; this is encoded by the exons ATGAAATTCTTTACGGTATTATTCTTTATCGCTTTCGCCGTGGTCCTTGTTAATG GCCAACGAGGTGGACCTGGCGGACGTGGTGGTCCACAACTAGGCGGTGGTCCTGGCGGTCCTGGCGGTCTAGGTGGTCCTGGCGGTCCTGGTGGTCCTGGCGGTCCAGGTGGTCCTGGTGGTCTAGGTGGTCCTGGTGGTCCTGGTGGTCTTGACGGCCCGGGTGGTCCTGGCGGTCCTGGCGGTTGTGGCCCACTTAATTCCACTACTGTTGCACCAGCTGCCAACTCAACTGTTACACCCTCAGTTGTTGCCAGCTCAACTGTTGCAGCGAATTCAACAACTACTACGACCACAGAGGCTGCATAA
- the LOC126753706 gene encoding clumping factor B-like: MRTQAAGALYAFLALSCLGTTLCGVITEIGKPLQQAGNVVNELNSKIPNVANIEPALDSVNTVKDAAKEVGDKISDLNPIENIISPVPELDFFHKLISMLSKLMSSVNPHHSEEHKEDEVSATEDPVDNSSEIPSDSDADEQASKEEDHNSSEVPSDSDDDEQASEDPVDNSSEIPSDSDADEQASEDSHQEEEDDNSSEISGDSDADEQASEEEDDNSSEIPSDSDADESASEKEDDNSSEISNDSDDDESASKEEDNNSSEISGDSDNAASASDAMTIRY; encoded by the exons ATGAGAACACAAGCAGCAGGAGCCTTGTACGCGTTTCTAGCACTATCCTGTCTTG GAACCACATTATGTGGCGTCATAACGGAAATTGGTAAACCGCTTCAGCAGGCTGGCAACGTTGTCAATGAATTGAATAGCAAAATACCCAATGTCGCAAACATAGAACCCGCCCTCGATAGCGTTAATACTGTTAAAGATGCCGCCAAAGAAGTCGGTGATAAAATATCCGATCTAAATCCCATTGAGAACATCATCAGTCCTGTTCCGGAATTGGATTTCTTTCATAAGTTAATTTCTATGCTCAGCAAATTGATGTCATCAGTGAACCCCCATCATTCTGAAGAGCACAAGGAAGATGAGGTGTCAGCTACAGAGGATCCGGTCGATAATTCTTCAGAAATACCAAGTGATTCCGACGCCGATGAGCAGGCATCAAAGGAAGAGGACCATAATTCCTCAGAAGTACCAAGTGATTCCGACGACGATGAACAAGCATCAGAGGATCCAGTCGATAATTCTTCAGAAATACCAAGTGATTCCGACGCCGATGAACAGGCATCAGAGGATTCA CATCAGGAGGAAGAGGACGATAACTCCTCAGAAATATCAGGGGATTCCGACGCCGATGAGCAGGCATCAGAGGAAGAGGACGATAATTCCTCAGAAATACCAAGTGATTCTGACGCCGATGAATCGGCATCAGAGAAAGAGGACGATAATTCCTCAGAAATATCAAATGATTCCGACGACGATGAATCAGCATCAAAGGAAGAGGACAATAATTCCTCAGAAATATCAGGGGATTCCGACAACGCAGCGTCAGCATCAGACGCAATGACTATCCGCTATTGA